The following nucleotide sequence is from Leishmania mexicana MHOM/GT/2001/U1103 complete genome, chromosome 24.
GAGCTCGACCCGGAGATGCGCGGCTCGCTTCTGGACAGCTTCGATGAGCTGCGTGAGGCACACAACTCCTTCGCGCCACACTCGGCGTTTACGAAAGACGGGCCGTCGCCAAAGGATGCGGATGTGTTTCACTTCGCCTCCTTTGTATACCGCCACGGACACATCTGGGAGCTCGATGGGCTGCAGGAGGGCccgctgcagtgccgcgAGGCGACGGACGCAAACTACCGAGAGGCGCTcgtggaggtggtgcagcggcgcatcgaCGACATTGCAGCGAGGGACACGACGGGTGCCGGTCAGGGCATCTGCTTTTCGCTGATGACGATTGTTGACGACCCGGTCacggtgctggagaagaagaTAGCTGCTCTCCGGGCCGAGGAAaagccgacgacggcgctggacGAAGAGCTGGCTGAGATGCTGTCACTGCGCAAGAAGGACCAAGAGGCTAacgcgcgtcgccgtcatgACTACAATGCCATGATCGTAGCGCTGCTGAAGTCTCTGGCGGAGCGTGGCAAGCTTGAGAAGATCGTTGCGGAGGTGCAGGCAAAGGTCTCCAAGTAGAACAACACGAAAGATACCGTAGATGTGATATGGATTCTGCGCTGTCACattggcagcggtgcacagcGGCATGCGAGAACGCCGTCTCAGTTGTGcgctctgtctgtctgtctgtctacGCCTCctgccttctccctcccgaATCCCTCGACCTCGAAGGAGCAAgcgcgtgcgtatgtgtgcgtctctgcctTTCTTTGTGGCCTACACGTGCGGGCAGAGTGATGTGCGCTTATTACCTTGCCAACGTCGTTGTTGCGCGGGTGCGTGGCACGCTcgtgcgcgtctgcgtgtacccgtgtgtgtgtctgtgtgtgtacgaGCTTCCCTGTGCGCCTTGccgttttctttctctcgcctCATCTGTTGGCGCACGAAATCGACGACAAGgactggtgctgcagcaccaaAGAAAACGGCAGCGCTTCGCAATGGGATGGACAGTGTGGTGCCGTGAGTGCGTACGCCTGTGCTTTCCATCACGGCCCTCCCGCACTCACCTTCGCCAACGTACAGGATTGGTGCTCATCATACGTGGGCAGAGTCCACGACTCCCGCACAAGAGTGCAGACCCTCGTCTGCGTTATGAAGgcggtgtgggagggggatgcagcGACGAAAATGTCGCCTCCCTTTCGCCTCGTTGGTCTTCTCCGTGGCGTGGGTGACTTCCATCGAGTAGCAACGACGTGACCGACTGAGCGGCtctgcacccccccccacccccacccccaccaccaccggcacagACACCTAGAACCTCTTCTTCAtcacgcctcctccctcctcttgtCCCATTTCCCGCCCTTCGGTACCCTGCTGACCTCGCCTACGCATGTGCCTGTGCATGCGGCGTCATAACCCTGGGCCCGTCGTCCCGTTGTTGCCCTCACGCActcccacacgcacacgcgccctccctccacacgcgcgcgtccTTCAAAGGACGAAAACGTGCCTAGCGTACTTCTGCTACGGTTGTCGTTGTCCGATAACgtccccccccttctcttccgtCTTATCGTGGTGTGACCACCCCAACGCGTCCATGAGAAGGTTGACCCCGCTCCTCACCAccgtccctcccctctcccttcgcaCCGCCCCATCCCTCACCTCCGTCGTTCTCAATGTGTCCAGCACGTatggaggcgcacgcgcgatgccgccgtgccgcaccATGACGACGATGGCCGTTTGCGAGGCTTCGTCGGACGCACTGACCACCTTCACCTCCTTCGAAGTGGAGAGTGAGCTGTCACTTGCACAAGAAGACCTGGAACAGCTGCAGTCCGTCTTAAAGAGTGTTCGCTCATCGTCGAATTCCCCGATCTCTGTAACCCTACCGCAGATGAAGCCTTCAGTGACATCAACGCCACCGTTAAGGTGCCCCCCGCCGCCTATCGTAAGCCCTCACCCCGTCGTGCTGCCAGCTCTTCTCCAGCGTCCACGGTGGCACAACGTTGTCCATGAGCGCTATAGAGCGAGTGTGCCCGGGTACGTGGATGCCTGCACTCAAGTGCTCGGAGATGTCCGCAACATGTGGGACGCATGCAAGGCGaatcgccgtcgccgcgaggAGGTTGGGGACAGTTGCTTCGCCGAGTACGTCAGCACTCTGCTccgtcacgcacacgccgatGCGCTTCTGGTGCTCTTGGAAGGGGTGACCGGCAcccaccacggcggcgacgtgtttaccgacggtgctgcacctTTCCGCTGCGAGCTCATTCTTCACTTGGTCCGAATGCTGGCCGGGCGGCCAGTGGAGCTGAGTGGAAAGCATATGGCTCACCTGAGCAAGCTTCTGCTGAGCTGTCCTCACCTGCTCACAGTCGCCCCTCCGTCACAAAACGAgctcgcgcaggcgctcgttGCGAAGGTGCAGGAGAGAGTATGGGACGCCTTCACGTGCTTGTGCTATGCAACGCGTCGGAGTCTGCGCAGGCAACAAAACGTCGACTGcctcgaggcgctgctgtgcggcgTGTACATGCGAGCTCATCGCGAtcccgcacccgcacggGGTAGCGGCAGGGACAGTCGCACCTCACGCCTTGCCTCTGCGATGCTGCGGAGCAGCGTAGATGCAGGGGACGGGGGGTGGCAGCGCCAATACGCCGGTCATCTTCTCCCGCCTCACCTCCTGGCAAAGGCACGGCAGGCAGCGCTATGCCACCTCGTGCATCGCTGCTTGCTCAGCGGTACTCTGGCGAAAGTCGGTTCTGCCGGGGAGGCCAATGAGGAAAACGCATGTCTTCTCCTCTCCTGGGCACTTCTGCTGGGTCGCGAGGACATGGACCCTGTCGTGCACGCCGCAGTCGTTTATAGACTACGCAGGGGCCACGGGCTGGCAGAAGGCGGCCCACCCGCTGGTGCTTCACCAGCTTGTGTCGAGTCGTGGAGGCGGCTGGCCCTTCGTGTCGAAGCAGTGCTACGCTCCTCCGGCGTCGCCGAACAGAGTACCACTGCGCTGGCTAACGGTGCCGAGGTCTTTCAGCGAGTCGACCGAACTTCCAAAGACACAAGAGGGTGGGCGGTGTCGTCCGTGGACCGTCGTCTGcttgcagcgctgcgtgcgcagagCTTCACGCAGAAGCACGGCTCACTGTCGCTATGGGGCGCAACGGAGCCCGTGGCATCGCGGGGAGTTGAAGCAACGCGGGCACGCACGAGGGACGCGGCGGTGCAACCTGTGTcagacggcgcagctgctgcactgcacgCGTATGCTCATCTCCGGTGGGAACCGCTGAACATCAGTGAGGCAGAGCCGCTGTTGCCTGATGATGCAGCGTTGGCGTTGAGCGCGGCACCCACGGAAGGAGCTCGGGGGGAAGCCCACGCGTCCGTTACCGAGCGGACGATTGCTGAGGAATGCGAGGATGTCGTAGAGACCGCCGCAGATCTGCCACCGCACGCATTGTGCCTTGCCGAGGTcctctgtgtgcgcctcctccgttgcATGCGTCGCTGGAAGGGTACATCGCTCAGCGGCGACATTGCGCCTCCTGCCTCGAGCGACACCGCGCAAGCGTCCCCAGCGATCCTACCCGCCTCGCAACAGCGCCGCATTCTTGCAGCGCTGTGGCAACTGTCAGCCTACACGCGCGCTGAGGTGACCACTGCCGCGCTGCTTGAGCTGCAGGGCGAAGTgtgcaccaccgcggcaACGGGCAGAGGCAGCAAGGCTCATTTGGACCCTTCTCACACTGCGCCGTCCAGTGCGCGGATGTGGCCGTCCATGCCCCCGCGCGCCTGTTGGCCAATCATCGGCGCCGTATGCCGGCACGCAGAGGATGCGGTGCATGTAACGCGCGAGTTGATGGCCCATCGTGAGATGATGGCGgctcccctctcgctcgcaAGCCTGCAGCGACTACGCGAGTGGTTGGTGGCTCTACCAGGCTCGCTGCACTCCGCTCACCTAGTGAAGGTGCTCCGTGAGTGGGCAGAGCTGGAGAAGTGCAAActgggtggcgctgcaccgcttgCTCAGGCATACCTCACGGCTTGGGACGACGTGGTGCGGACGGCGCTGGAACAGCACGCCGCACAAGCACTGTTGGCTGCGTTAGACGGACAGTGTGCTGCCTCTGTCGCGGCACCCGGGCTATGTTGCTCCCCTTGCGgtgaggagctgcgcagcacgtaTGCCTTAATGACGGGCCCCGCCTCCGCGCAGTTGCGACGGATCCAGTGGATCGCAGAGGTCAACAGCAGCGCAGTGCGAGAATGGCGGTGGTGCATGGGTGTTGGACCTCCGCTCATCGGATGGACAACAGTGAGCCGATCTGCAAGCTTGCTGCACCCCACCTCAGCGGTTCCTGCTGCAGTGCTCGTGGTCGAAGCGACAGAGGTAGACCTCACTGACACAGAACACGATGCGGCGGTACGGATGCTGTGTCAGCGCTGCGTCCCCAACCTTTCCGGCTCCAACACGTTCTCTTGGAGTGATCAACTCGCCTGCAGAGCTCTGGAGCGGGCTCAGGCAACGTCAACACCCACCATGCAGCAGGGGGGGAAGATCAACGCGGGTGTGGACTCTGACCATTcttccgccgccggcggcgatgccgatgCGCCACCACGTCAATCAAAGCCGTGCAACGACACCGTCGTCTCGGCTGCTGCCCTGCACTACCTCCTGACGAGGGGGAACACGACCACGCCATCAGCCACAGCGATGGCAACTGTGTTTAGCACCGCCGAGCTGGGTGATGCCCTTCAGACCCTTTCAGCGTACATCGAATTCCTTGAAAAGACA
It contains:
- a CDS encoding putative ubiquitin carboxyl-terminal hydrolase,putative,cysteine peptidase, Clan CA, family C12; translated protein: MPSNESHWCLIESDPAVFREIIQTVGVKGVSVEDLIMLNPSMLEQYEHVYGLVLLFKWQSSEQAPPLGTVVKDAPVFFAKQVIHNACATLAIMNTLCNYPDQVELGPKVQRYLNFCQELDPEMRGSLLDSFDELREAHNSFAPHSAFTKDGPSPKDADVFHFASFVYRHGHIWELDGLQEGPLQCREATDANYREALVEVVQRRIDDIAARDTTGAGQGICFSLMTIVDDPVTVLEKKIAALRAEEKPTTALDEELAEMLSLRKKDQEANARRRHDYNAMIVALLKSLAERGKLEKIVAEVQAKVSK